Proteins encoded together in one Deinococcus hopiensis KR-140 window:
- a CDS encoding M28 family metallopeptidase, which translates to MLFDAEEDGTIGSRLFVDAHRYPLRQTRAMLNFDMVGVNAAPLGVAAHAELIPLARQVWPGVRVFGDEPVNTRETFGRSMNVTGRSDHLAFKEWGVRTAFVHRGLDVNYHATTDRTLSPALVTQAAVFATQLAETALKAPWTPDGPCEGFSSKGC; encoded by the coding sequence GTGCTGTTCGACGCCGAGGAAGACGGCACCATCGGCAGCCGCCTGTTCGTAGACGCGCACCGCTACCCCCTGCGCCAGACCCGCGCCATGCTGAACTTCGACATGGTGGGCGTGAATGCAGCGCCCCTGGGTGTAGCGGCCCACGCCGAACTCATACCGCTGGCCCGGCAGGTGTGGCCCGGCGTGCGCGTGTTCGGGGATGAGCCAGTCAACACCCGGGAAACCTTCGGCCGTTCCATGAACGTCACCGGGCGCAGCGATCACCTGGCCTTCAAGGAGTGGGGCGTGCGGACTGCATTTGTCCACCGTGGCCTGGACGTCAATTACCACGCCACCACGGACCGAACGCTCTCGCCTGCCCTCGTGACGCAGGCGGCGGTCTTCGCCACCCAGCTGGCCGAGACGGCGCTGAAGGCGCCCTGGACGCCCGATGGACCCTGCGAGGGCTTCAGCAGCAAGGGGTGTTAG
- a CDS encoding DUF721 domain-containing protein: MANPRRLNGPRDFSELLGATLGTARIARGVQRARALLVWPQAVGPEIARMTRPRSQQGGTLFVEVRDSAAAHHLTMQRHHFLKRLNELLGEQKITEIRFSVGTVRSPTPAPRVAPLPAPDRARARELVRNVDGDLRDVALKAAEAITRARKWREEQGWRPCPVCGEASREQPCRACLLTLEDPNVKRAARTLTRAPERLAALPPLLGDSGANAARYIALQTLEGQLDLLALECVRSGGEEGYRAFLFQQAEVYLALHHRRPRSALMAKDRAALPERVRQVLGAGR; this comes from the coding sequence ATGGCTAATCCCCGCCGACTAAACGGACCGCGTGACTTTTCCGAGCTGCTGGGGGCCACGCTGGGAACCGCCCGCATCGCGAGGGGCGTGCAGCGGGCGCGGGCGCTGCTGGTCTGGCCGCAGGCGGTTGGCCCCGAGATCGCACGGATGACCCGGCCCCGCTCACAGCAGGGGGGAACGCTGTTCGTGGAGGTGCGCGACAGCGCGGCGGCGCACCACCTTACCATGCAGCGTCACCACTTCCTGAAGCGCTTAAACGAGCTGCTGGGTGAGCAGAAGATCACCGAGATCCGCTTCAGCGTGGGCACGGTGCGTTCGCCCACCCCAGCCCCCCGCGTCGCGCCGCTGCCCGCGCCGGACCGTGCCCGCGCCCGCGAACTTGTGCGGAACGTGGACGGGGACCTGAGGGACGTGGCCCTGAAGGCCGCCGAGGCGATTACCCGCGCCCGCAAATGGCGTGAGGAACAGGGCTGGCGTCCCTGCCCGGTGTGCGGCGAGGCCAGCCGTGAGCAGCCCTGCCGCGCCTGCCTCCTGACCCTGGAAGACCCCAACGTAAAGCGCGCCGCCCGGACGCTGACCCGGGCGCCCGAACGCCTGGCCGCCCTGCCGCCCCTGCTGGGCGACAGCGGGGCGAACGCGGCCCGGTATATCGCGCTGCAGACGCTGGAAGGCCAGCTCGACCTGCTGGCGCTGGAGTGTGTGCGCAGCGGAGGCGAGGAGGGCTACCGCGCCTTTCTGTTTCAGCAGGCCGAGGTCTACCTGGCCCTGCACCACCGCCGTCCACGCAGCGCGCTGATGGCCAAAGACCGCGCCGCCCTGCCCGAACGGGTACGGCAGGTGCTGGGGGCAGGGCGCTGA
- a CDS encoding class I SAM-dependent methyltransferase, translating into MTGKGKQKIRLNRPEARRAEGQRPEVAEPAEAERYFGVRPATLGPRLDRLSVLTKPGVRGFPGVDAAQALLMETMRKDRVRGEVLDLTAMGGLLGSLQGVTLRAVEGAAAALTVLKAAGFDAHAAAPGDELRERWPERPRTVALVLAGDRGNAYAFSQVAWAHASTPPGGTLYIAGDRDKGFDRYVRAAGTAFGTGETIARDGGMRVAKLIRRPGPTPAFPEPEGYEAFGVRVVGLPGVFSAARPDKATTLLLETLAGLPLEGKHVLDLGTGTGLIGAWAAGQGAQVTLVDGDLQSVRSARATLAANGLHGEVIHSDVDAELGERTFDAVLTNPPFHVGRGVVLDVAREFIATAARRLNPGGTLYLVANEPLPYEAAMREVGAVRELRREGGFKVVEARRA; encoded by the coding sequence GTGACTGGTAAGGGCAAGCAGAAGATTCGATTGAACAGGCCGGAGGCGAGGCGGGCCGAGGGACAGCGCCCAGAGGTGGCCGAGCCGGCAGAGGCGGAGCGCTACTTCGGCGTGCGGCCCGCCACACTCGGTCCCCGGCTGGACCGGCTGAGCGTGCTGACCAAACCCGGCGTGCGCGGCTTTCCGGGGGTAGACGCGGCGCAGGCCCTCCTCATGGAGACCATGCGCAAGGACCGCGTACGCGGCGAGGTGCTGGACCTGACCGCGATGGGCGGCCTGCTGGGCAGCCTGCAGGGTGTGACCCTGCGGGCAGTGGAGGGCGCGGCGGCAGCCCTGACAGTCCTGAAGGCGGCAGGCTTCGACGCCCACGCCGCCGCGCCAGGCGACGAGCTGCGCGAGCGCTGGCCTGAGCGGCCCCGCACGGTGGCCCTCGTGTTGGCGGGAGACCGGGGCAACGCCTACGCCTTCTCGCAGGTGGCCTGGGCGCACGCCTCCACGCCCCCCGGCGGAACCCTCTACATCGCCGGGGACCGGGACAAGGGCTTTGACCGTTATGTACGCGCGGCGGGAACAGCCTTCGGAACGGGGGAAACCATCGCCCGGGACGGCGGCATGCGGGTGGCGAAATTGATTCGCCGCCCAGGCCCCACCCCGGCCTTCCCCGAGCCTGAGGGCTACGAGGCGTTCGGCGTGCGCGTGGTAGGCCTGCCTGGGGTCTTCAGCGCCGCCCGTCCCGATAAGGCGACGACGCTGCTGCTGGAAACGCTGGCCGGGTTGCCGCTGGAAGGCAAGCACGTGCTGGACCTCGGTACGGGTACGGGCCTGATCGGTGCGTGGGCGGCGGGGCAGGGCGCGCAGGTCACGCTGGTGGACGGCGATCTCCAGAGCGTCCGCAGCGCGCGTGCCACCCTCGCCGCGAACGGTCTGCACGGCGAGGTGATCCACAGCGACGTAGACGCGGAGTTGGGCGAACGGACCTTCGACGCCGTGTTGACCAACCCGCCCTTTCATGTGGGCCGGGGCGTGGTGTTGGACGTGGCGCGGGAGTTTATCGCCACGGCGGCGCGTCGCCTGAACCCGGGCGGAACCCTGTACCTCGTGGCGAACGAGCCGCTGCCCTACGAGGCGGCGATGCGCGAGGTGGGGGCGGTGCGCGAGCTGCGGCGCGAGGGCGGCTTCAAGGTGGTGGAAGCGCGGCGGGCCTGA
- the recF gene encoding DNA replication/repair protein RecF (All proteins in this family for which functions are known are DNA-binding proteins that assist the filamentation of RecA onto DNA for the initiation of recombination or recombinational repair.), whose protein sequence is MVGVHLSALSTLNYRNLAPGTLNFPAGVTGVYGENGAGKTNLLEAAYLALTGLTDVTRLEQLVQSGEREAYVRADVQQGGSLSIQEVGLGRGRRQLKVDGVRARAGDLPRGSAVWIRPEDSELVFGPPAGRRAYLDALLSRLSARYGQQLARYERTVSQRNAALKAGEDWAMHVWDDALVKLGTDIMSFRRRALTRLNELSCEANAALGSRKELTLTLTESTTPETYAADLASRRAEELARGSTVTGPHRDDLTLTLGEFPAGEYASRGEGRTVALALRRAELELLAERFGERPVLLIDDFTAELDPGRRAFLLNLAASVPQAIVTGTESVPGAALALHANGGRFTPEDHSTVEGARTKVGA, encoded by the coding sequence ATGGTGGGTGTGCACCTCTCGGCCCTCTCCACGCTGAATTACCGGAACCTTGCCCCGGGGACCCTGAACTTCCCGGCGGGCGTGACGGGTGTGTACGGCGAGAACGGCGCGGGCAAGACCAACCTGCTGGAAGCCGCCTACCTCGCCCTGACCGGGCTGACGGACGTGACCCGGCTGGAGCAGCTTGTGCAGTCGGGCGAGCGCGAGGCCTACGTGCGCGCCGACGTGCAGCAGGGCGGCAGCCTCAGCATTCAGGAAGTGGGCCTGGGACGCGGACGGCGGCAGCTGAAGGTGGACGGGGTGCGCGCCCGAGCGGGAGACCTGCCGCGCGGCAGTGCGGTGTGGATCCGTCCGGAAGACAGCGAACTGGTTTTCGGCCCTCCGGCCGGACGCCGCGCGTACCTCGACGCCCTGCTCTCGCGCCTGAGCGCCCGTTACGGCCAGCAGCTCGCCCGTTACGAGCGCACGGTGTCGCAGCGCAACGCGGCCCTGAAAGCCGGCGAGGACTGGGCCATGCACGTCTGGGACGACGCGCTGGTGAAACTCGGCACCGACATCATGAGTTTTCGCCGCCGCGCCCTGACCCGCCTGAACGAGTTGAGCTGCGAGGCAAACGCCGCGCTGGGCAGCCGCAAGGAACTGACGCTGACCCTGACCGAATCCACCACCCCGGAAACCTATGCGGCGGACCTCGCCTCTCGGCGGGCCGAGGAACTCGCCCGCGGTTCCACCGTCACTGGCCCTCACCGCGATGACCTCACGCTGACCCTGGGTGAGTTTCCGGCGGGCGAATACGCCAGCCGGGGCGAGGGACGCACGGTGGCGCTGGCCCTGCGCCGCGCCGAACTCGAACTCCTGGCCGAGCGCTTCGGAGAGCGGCCCGTGCTCCTGATCGACGACTTCACGGCCGAACTGGACCCGGGCCGCCGCGCCTTCCTGCTGAATCTCGCCGCCAGCGTGCCTCAGGCCATCGTGACCGGGACCGAATCCGTGCCCGGCGCGGCGCTGGCCCTGCACGCCAACGGGGGCCGCTTTACCCCCGAAGATCACAGCACGGTGGAGGGCGCGCGAACGAAGGTGGGAGCGTGA
- a CDS encoding HSP90 family protein yields the protein MEHAFKVDLRGIIDLLSNHLYSDPSVFVRELLQNGVDAITARRARFGDFQPVIEARLFREEGQLPLLEFRDNGVGLTEAEVHEFLATIGRSSKRIDEARDTFLGQFGIGLLSCFMVSGEIELLTRSATGSSAVRWLAQADGTYTLEALADTTLDVGTTVRLRAREDTDFYFEYGELRRALENYGRILPYPIHVTDGEEYAHVNAVMPPWLAYAAGDASKRDEVLAYAREELGVEALDAVALRSEEGGLLGVALVLPHATQRSSRQWHSVYLKRMLLGHDLSNLLPDWAFFVRCLLNVDHLHPTASRESFYEDGALKAAREALNNGLRGYIGELAERDPQRLEALISLHHLPLKALATEEDDFFRLLAPEFALETSTGRMKLGEYARRSPTLRMVTNLDQFRQIAQVASAYGHSVVNAVYTYDVPLLRAYARLFGRELEEVDAQTYALSLEDVATGGLGGVLERANVALSGLGCEVGVKRFAPAELPALLIVTNERRLLSDIEASKEVSDGLFSEFLDDYASEYEDVRASRLHLNLNHPLVQDLLHVEQEAVFSRLVQMLYVQAHLLGHHPLRAEELALLAEGLTDMMRWGLRATHLGTLN from the coding sequence ATGGAACACGCCTTCAAAGTGGATCTGCGCGGCATCATCGATCTGCTGTCCAACCACCTCTATTCCGATCCCAGCGTGTTCGTCCGCGAACTGCTGCAAAACGGGGTGGACGCCATCACGGCGCGGCGGGCGCGGTTCGGCGACTTTCAACCCGTCATCGAGGCCCGGCTCTTCCGCGAGGAGGGTCAACTCCCGCTGCTGGAATTCCGCGACAACGGCGTGGGCCTGACCGAAGCCGAGGTCCATGAGTTTCTCGCCACCATTGGGCGCTCGTCCAAGCGCATCGATGAGGCGCGCGACACGTTTCTGGGGCAGTTCGGCATCGGCCTGCTGTCGTGCTTCATGGTGAGCGGCGAGATCGAACTGCTTACCCGGAGCGCGACGGGCAGCTCCGCTGTGCGCTGGCTGGCCCAGGCCGACGGGACATACACGCTGGAGGCCTTGGCGGACACCACCCTGGACGTCGGTACCACCGTCCGCCTGCGCGCCCGCGAGGACACCGACTTCTACTTCGAGTACGGCGAGTTGCGCAGGGCGCTGGAAAACTACGGGCGCATCCTGCCGTACCCCATTCACGTCACAGACGGTGAGGAGTACGCCCACGTGAACGCCGTGATGCCGCCCTGGCTGGCTTACGCTGCGGGCGACGCGAGCAAAAGGGACGAGGTGCTGGCCTATGCCCGGGAGGAACTGGGTGTGGAGGCGCTGGACGCCGTAGCGCTTCGCAGCGAGGAAGGCGGGCTGCTGGGCGTGGCCCTCGTGCTGCCCCACGCCACCCAGCGCTCGTCCCGGCAGTGGCACTCGGTGTACCTCAAGCGGATGCTGCTGGGCCATGACCTGAGCAACCTGCTGCCCGACTGGGCCTTTTTCGTGCGCTGCCTGCTGAACGTAGACCACCTGCACCCCACTGCCTCGCGCGAATCGTTTTATGAAGACGGTGCCCTCAAGGCCGCCCGCGAGGCCCTGAACAACGGGCTGCGCGGCTACATCGGGGAGCTGGCCGAGCGTGACCCGCAGCGGCTCGAAGCCCTGATCTCGCTGCACCACCTGCCCCTCAAGGCCCTGGCCACCGAGGAAGACGACTTTTTCCGCCTGCTCGCCCCCGAATTCGCCCTGGAAACGTCCACCGGGAGAATGAAGCTGGGCGAGTACGCGAGGCGTTCGCCCACGCTGCGGATGGTGACCAACCTGGACCAGTTCCGGCAGATCGCGCAGGTGGCCAGCGCCTACGGGCACAGCGTCGTGAACGCGGTGTACACCTACGACGTGCCCTTGCTGCGCGCCTACGCCCGCCTCTTTGGACGCGAGCTGGAGGAGGTGGACGCCCAGACCTACGCCCTCTCGCTGGAGGACGTGGCCACAGGCGGCCTGGGGGGTGTGCTGGAACGCGCCAACGTGGCCCTCTCGGGCCTGGGGTGCGAGGTCGGCGTCAAGCGCTTCGCGCCGGCCGAACTGCCCGCCCTCCTCATCGTCACGAACGAGCGCCGCCTGCTTTCGGACATTGAGGCGTCGAAAGAGGTCTCGGACGGGCTGTTCTCAGAATTTCTGGACGACTACGCCTCCGAGTACGAGGACGTTCGCGCCTCGCGGCTGCACCTCAACCTGAACCACCCGCTCGTGCAGGACCTGCTGCACGTGGAGCAAGAGGCCGTCTTTTCCCGACTGGTCCAGATGCTGTACGTGCAGGCGCACCTGCTGGGCCACCACCCCCTGCGCGCCGAAGAACTCGCGCTGCTCGCCGAAGGCCTGACGGACATGATGCGCTGGGGCCTGCGGGCGACGCACCTGGGAACACTGAACTGA
- a CDS encoding M28 family peptidase — MTARRALPTRPRPSVWKRPLPLLLVFLAVGGAWWQSRPKNVPVQAAALSRTVAQDWAELARFGPRPVGNAGHERTLGWLEGELRALGYNVTREAVTLERPYDRGGRLKVGGLSVPASALYGSQGGEQEGRLVRVSPDVSSERMEALGLRGQIALTTCGKTPWRELVERVMGAGALGLVIVQDCPRAQLQRVASTPLPLVQISVADGANVWPLAGKQAQLSSKVEVRRITGHNLIAARVGAAPEVLFGAHLDTVNGSPGANDNSSGVLAVLEVARRAARTPWRTGRGSCCSTPRKTAPSAAACS, encoded by the coding sequence ATGACTGCGCGCCGCGCCCTGCCCACCCGTCCTCGCCCTTCGGTCTGGAAGCGGCCGCTGCCCCTGCTGCTCGTGTTCCTCGCCGTGGGCGGCGCGTGGTGGCAGTCCCGTCCGAAAAACGTTCCCGTTCAGGCGGCGGCCCTCTCGCGCACCGTGGCGCAGGACTGGGCAGAATTGGCGCGGTTCGGTCCCCGTCCGGTGGGGAACGCGGGGCATGAACGGACGCTCGGATGGCTGGAGGGGGAGTTGCGCGCCCTCGGGTACAACGTCACCCGGGAGGCCGTCACGCTCGAGCGGCCCTATGATCGGGGCGGAAGACTGAAGGTGGGCGGGCTGAGCGTCCCCGCCTCCGCCTTGTACGGGAGCCAGGGCGGGGAACAGGAGGGGAGGCTCGTGCGCGTCTCGCCGGACGTTTCCTCGGAGCGGATGGAAGCTTTAGGACTTCGCGGACAGATCGCGCTGACCACCTGCGGCAAGACGCCCTGGCGTGAGCTCGTGGAGCGGGTCATGGGAGCTGGGGCACTCGGCCTGGTGATCGTGCAGGACTGCCCCCGCGCCCAGCTTCAGCGCGTGGCCTCCACCCCGCTGCCCCTCGTGCAGATCAGCGTGGCGGACGGGGCGAACGTATGGCCGCTGGCCGGGAAGCAGGCCCAGTTGTCCTCCAAGGTGGAGGTCCGGCGGATCACGGGCCACAACCTGATCGCGGCGCGGGTGGGCGCGGCGCCGGAGGTGCTGTTCGGGGCCCACCTCGACACGGTGAACGGCTCGCCCGGCGCAAACGACAATTCCAGCGGCGTGCTCGCGGTGCTGGAGGTGGCCCGGCGCGCTGCCCGAACCCCCTGGCGGACCGGGCGTGGTTCGTGCTGTTCGACGCCGAGGAAGACGGCACCATCGGCAGCCGCCTGTTCGTAG
- a CDS encoding MOSC domain-containing protein, which translates to MTTEPARTGTVEAVSRKAKHTFSKDPRPAIRLLEGLGVEGDAHAGRTVKHRSRVAQNPAQPNLRQVHLIHAELLDELQDKGFAVEPGDLGENVTTRGIRLLDLPRGTRLHLGAEAVVEVTGLRNPCAQIDNFQPGLLSAVLDRDAEGHVIRKAGIMGVVISGGITRPGDAVHVELPPEPYERLERV; encoded by the coding sequence ATGACCACAGAGCCCGCCAGGACGGGAACCGTCGAAGCCGTTAGCCGCAAAGCCAAACATACCTTCAGCAAGGACCCCCGCCCCGCCATCCGGTTGCTTGAGGGCCTGGGTGTGGAGGGCGACGCCCACGCGGGCCGCACCGTCAAGCACCGCTCGCGGGTGGCCCAGAACCCGGCGCAGCCCAACCTGCGGCAGGTTCACCTCATCCACGCCGAATTGCTGGACGAACTGCAGGACAAGGGCTTTGCGGTAGAGCCGGGTGACCTGGGCGAGAACGTCACCACGCGGGGCATCAGGCTGCTGGACCTGCCGCGCGGCACCCGCTTGCACCTGGGAGCAGAGGCGGTGGTGGAAGTCACCGGCCTGAGAAACCCCTGTGCCCAGATCGACAACTTCCAGCCGGGCCTGCTGAGCGCTGTCCTCGACCGCGACGCGGAGGGGCACGTCATCCGCAAGGCCGGAATCATGGGCGTGGTGATCAGCGGCGGGATAACCCGGCCGGGCGACGCCGTGCACGTGGAACTGCCACCGGAGCCGTACGAACGGCTGGAGCGGGTGTAG
- the lepA gene encoding translation elongation factor 4: MSVRPPTQVRNFSIIAHVDHGKSTLADRILERLGAMGERDKRDQTLDTLELERERGITIKSTPVRLSYTRDNGEVYTFNLIDTPGHVDFNYEVSRSLAACEGVLLLVDASQGVEAQTIVNAYLAIDSNLEIVPVINKIDLPAADPEGAAQELEDVIGIPAKDAVFASGKSGLGIPEILEAIVERIPPPPGDPEAPLKALIFDSFYDAYQGVILFVRVLEGTLKPKQPIMLFNSGKTFDVDRVGTFTPGLVVGESLPAGSVGWIAAGIRDIHDAQVGDTITQKDRPTPEPFPGFKPAQPVVFSGLYPTSTEDYRKLRDALEKLKLNDAAFNFEPETSEALGFGFRCGFLGLLHAEIIQERLEREYDLDLIATAPAVVYRVTLTNGDVFETQNPAEFPTRDRITSVEEPYIKLSIMLPEDYVGPVMQLLQERRGSMITMNYVGKRVELLYEVPFAEILYDFHDRLKSISRGYASMDYEQIGYREGDLRKVDIQVNNEVVDALAVIVHEDKAYSLGRKIVDKMAEVIPRQMFPVPVQATIGGKIIARATVKAYRKDVLAKCYGGDISRKKKLLEKQKKGRARMKQIGTVEVPQEAFLAVLSTEE; the protein is encoded by the coding sequence GTGAGTGTCCGGCCCCCAACCCAAGTCAGAAATTTTTCCATCATCGCCCACGTGGACCACGGCAAGTCCACCCTGGCCGACCGCATTCTGGAACGCCTGGGCGCGATGGGTGAGCGCGACAAGCGCGACCAGACCCTCGACACCCTGGAACTGGAGCGCGAGCGCGGCATCACCATCAAGAGCACGCCCGTTCGCCTCTCCTACACGCGTGACAACGGCGAGGTATACACCTTCAACCTGATCGACACCCCCGGGCATGTGGACTTCAACTATGAGGTGTCCCGCTCGCTGGCAGCCTGCGAGGGCGTGCTGCTGCTCGTGGACGCTTCGCAGGGCGTAGAGGCGCAGACCATCGTCAACGCCTACCTCGCCATCGACAGCAACCTCGAAATCGTGCCGGTGATCAACAAGATTGACCTGCCCGCCGCCGATCCCGAGGGCGCGGCGCAGGAACTTGAGGACGTGATCGGCATTCCGGCGAAGGACGCGGTGTTCGCCTCCGGCAAATCGGGGCTGGGCATTCCCGAGATTCTGGAAGCCATCGTGGAGCGCATTCCGCCGCCCCCCGGCGACCCCGAAGCGCCCCTCAAGGCCCTCATCTTCGACTCGTTCTACGACGCCTACCAGGGCGTGATCCTGTTCGTGCGCGTGCTGGAAGGCACCCTGAAGCCGAAGCAGCCCATCATGCTGTTCAACTCGGGCAAGACCTTCGATGTGGACCGGGTAGGCACCTTCACGCCCGGCCTCGTGGTGGGCGAGTCGCTGCCTGCCGGAAGCGTGGGCTGGATTGCCGCGGGCATCCGCGACATCCACGACGCGCAGGTGGGCGACACCATCACGCAAAAGGACCGCCCTACGCCCGAGCCGTTTCCCGGCTTCAAACCCGCGCAGCCGGTGGTCTTTTCTGGCCTGTACCCCACCTCCACCGAGGACTACCGCAAGCTGCGCGACGCGCTGGAAAAGCTCAAGCTCAACGACGCCGCCTTCAATTTCGAGCCGGAGACCTCCGAGGCCCTGGGCTTCGGCTTTCGCTGCGGGTTCCTGGGACTGCTGCACGCCGAGATCATTCAAGAACGCCTGGAGCGCGAGTACGACCTCGATCTGATCGCCACCGCGCCCGCCGTGGTCTACCGCGTCACGCTGACCAACGGCGACGTGTTCGAGACGCAGAACCCGGCCGAGTTTCCCACCCGCGACCGCATCACGAGTGTGGAGGAGCCGTACATCAAGCTGAGCATCATGCTGCCCGAGGACTACGTCGGGCCGGTGATGCAGCTCTTGCAGGAGCGCCGGGGATCTATGATCACCATGAACTACGTCGGCAAGCGGGTGGAGCTGCTGTACGAGGTGCCCTTCGCGGAGATTCTCTACGACTTCCACGACCGCCTCAAGTCCATCTCCAGGGGCTACGCCTCCATGGACTACGAGCAGATCGGCTACCGCGAGGGCGACCTGCGCAAGGTGGACATTCAGGTCAACAATGAGGTGGTAGACGCCCTCGCCGTGATCGTCCACGAGGACAAGGCGTACTCGCTGGGCCGCAAGATCGTGGACAAGATGGCCGAAGTGATCCCCCGGCAGATGTTCCCCGTGCCCGTGCAGGCCACCATCGGCGGCAAGATCATCGCCCGGGCCACCGTGAAGGCCTACCGCAAGGACGTGCTTGCCAAGTGCTACGGCGGCGATATCTCGCGCAAGAAGAAGCTGCTGGAAAAGCAGAAGAAGGGCCGCGCCCGCATGAAGCAGATCGGTACGGTGGAGGTGCCGCAAGAAGCGTTCCTGGCGGTGCTAAGTACCGAGGAGTGA
- a CDS encoding N-formylglutamate amidohydrolase, giving the protein MPSTRDPLLILTPHPSGALPTDVLREMLGEDVFDPAKREAFLQRVFLEGDPFTDLIYAVPGARYLQAPWSRFAADLNRERDDREDNGVIKRTDFARRPLYPAGFTLSPQAREARLRRVWDAFDAQVGRELEGAALMIVGHSMASRGPALGRDTGTPRPALTLMLGTDDAPTFPRERWDALQAACASAFAPVLTGHLTRVAVGDPWTTDTLSARWRARAGIPAFGLEVNVALYLTEAGEPMPEEIRALANCFEQFADAALSLTAES; this is encoded by the coding sequence ATGCCGTCCACCCGTGATCCGCTGCTGATCCTCACGCCGCACCCTTCCGGGGCGCTGCCCACCGACGTGCTGCGCGAGATGCTGGGCGAAGACGTCTTCGATCCAGCGAAGCGGGAGGCCTTCCTCCAGCGCGTCTTTCTGGAGGGAGACCCTTTCACGGACCTGATCTACGCCGTCCCCGGAGCGCGCTACCTGCAAGCGCCCTGGAGCCGCTTTGCCGCGGACCTCAACCGCGAGCGCGATGACCGTGAGGACAACGGCGTGATCAAACGGACCGACTTCGCCCGGCGTCCCCTCTACCCAGCAGGCTTCACCCTGTCCCCCCAGGCGCGTGAGGCCCGGTTGCGCCGCGTCTGGGACGCCTTCGACGCGCAGGTGGGGCGTGAGCTGGAGGGCGCGGCCCTGATGATCGTGGGGCATTCGATGGCCTCGCGCGGACCGGCGCTGGGGCGCGACACTGGCACTCCGCGCCCGGCCCTCACGCTGATGCTGGGCACCGACGACGCCCCCACCTTTCCCCGTGAGCGGTGGGACGCCCTGCAGGCCGCCTGCGCCTCCGCCTTCGCCCCGGTGCTGACGGGCCACCTCACCCGCGTGGCGGTGGGCGATCCCTGGACCACCGACACCCTCAGTGCCCGCTGGCGGGCCAGGGCCGGCATTCCCGCCTTCGGCCTGGAAGTCAACGTCGCCCTGTACTTGACCGAGGCGGGCGAGCCGATGCCCGAAGAGATACGGGCCCTGGCAAACTGCTTCGAGCAGTTTGCCGACGCGGCGCTGTCCTTGACGGCTGAAAGCTGA
- a CDS encoding ribonuclease HII, translated as MPPSVTPNWAFEREHWRRGHVRVAGVDEAGRGAWAGPVTVAAVLLPGLATDYPFRDSKQLSAAQRETYAEEVRRVAVAWAVEHAWPQEIAQLNILGATHAAAARALARLDPAPQALITDYLRLHTALPLLAPPRADALSYSVAAASLLAKTERDRLMTELDSQYPGYGFAGHKGYGAPAHRTALERLGVSDVHRRTFAPIARMLETSPDRLPSPTEKEP; from the coding sequence ATGCCCCCTTCCGTCACCCCCAACTGGGCCTTCGAACGCGAACACTGGCGGCGGGGTCACGTCCGGGTGGCCGGCGTGGACGAGGCTGGACGCGGAGCCTGGGCCGGGCCCGTGACCGTGGCGGCCGTTCTCCTGCCCGGCCTGGCGACGGACTACCCCTTCCGCGACTCCAAACAACTCTCGGCCGCCCAGCGCGAAACCTACGCCGAGGAGGTGCGCCGCGTGGCCGTGGCCTGGGCTGTGGAACACGCCTGGCCCCAGGAGATCGCGCAGCTGAATATCCTGGGTGCGACGCACGCCGCCGCCGCCCGGGCGCTGGCCCGCCTGGACCCCGCCCCCCAGGCCCTGATCACCGACTACTTGCGCCTGCACACGGCCCTGCCCCTCCTCGCTCCCCCGAGGGCCGACGCCCTGAGCTACTCGGTGGCGGCGGCCAGCCTGCTGGCCAAAACCGAGCGAGACCGGCTGATGACCGAGCTGGACAGCCAGTATCCAGGCTACGGCTTCGCGGGGCATAAAGGGTACGGCGCACCGGCCCACAGAACGGCCCTGGAACGGCTGGGCGTGTCGGACGTTCACCGCCGCACCTTCGCGCCCATCGCCCGGATGCTCGAAACGTCCCCAGACCGACTGCCCAGCCCCACGGAGAAAGAGCCATGA